The Zobellia alginiliquefaciens genome contains a region encoding:
- a CDS encoding porin family protein codes for MKIKFCAFIALVFFGVQSNVAQTVIQGTGPSSGFNIGDISFGGKAGLNFTTWLGNDFDGVSAKVGAYFGGIAEIPVMDDFYVQPELLFALQGADLGPSNVNLAYIQLPVMGKYHITEEFAVELGPQIGFLLADNWEEDLQFQDTKSIDIGLNLGGGYRMDENFYFQLRIGVGLSKVLDITNARNGAVSVGAVYFL; via the coding sequence ATGAAAATTAAGTTTTGCGCTTTTATAGCGCTGGTTTTTTTTGGAGTTCAAAGCAACGTTGCACAAACTGTGATTCAAGGCACCGGTCCCTCTAGCGGATTTAACATTGGAGATATTTCTTTTGGAGGTAAAGCAGGGCTTAATTTTACCACTTGGCTTGGAAACGATTTTGATGGTGTTTCTGCCAAAGTGGGCGCTTATTTTGGAGGTATTGCAGAAATACCCGTTATGGATGATTTTTATGTACAGCCAGAATTATTATTTGCATTGCAAGGTGCGGATTTAGGACCGTCTAATGTGAATTTGGCCTATATTCAATTGCCTGTTATGGGGAAATATCACATAACGGAAGAGTTTGCTGTAGAGCTAGGGCCTCAAATAGGATTCCTTTTAGCGGATAACTGGGAAGAAGACTTGCAATTTCAAGATACAAAGTCAATTGATATAGGCCTTAATCTGGGAGGTGGTTACCGTATGGACGAAAATTTTTATTTTCAACTAAGAATAGGCGTTGGCCTTTCCAAGGTTCTGGATATAACAAACGCGAGAAATGGAGCTGTATCTGTAGGTGCGGTGTACTTCTTGTAA
- a CDS encoding DUF3817 domain-containing protein, which translates to MLSLFRVTAILEGISYLALFAVTMPLKYLADLPMPNKYVGYAHGVLFIAYIILAIVLWMEQKWSIKKAFFILIASLLPFATFYVEKKYLTEDATPA; encoded by the coding sequence ATGCTAAGTCTTTTTCGGGTTACTGCAATTTTAGAAGGTATTTCTTATTTGGCCCTATTTGCCGTTACTATGCCGTTAAAATATTTGGCAGATTTACCCATGCCCAATAAGTATGTTGGGTACGCGCATGGCGTGCTCTTTATTGCTTATATTATTTTAGCAATTGTTCTGTGGATGGAGCAAAAATGGAGTATCAAAAAAGCGTTCTTTATACTCATTGCATCTCTTTTGCCTTTTGCTACTTTTTATGTAGAAAAGAAATATTTAACAGAAGACGCTACTCCAGCTTAG
- the xerD gene encoding site-specific tyrosine recombinase XerD gives MNWNNALQDYGHYLKIERGLSDNSIKNYSWDITKLIDFLKNNSLKDTPVQIQKETLQQFIYEVAKTMNPRSQARIISGLKSFFNYLVFEDYREDNPMDLIESPKIGRKLPDTLSEEEINALIGAIDLSKPEGERNRAMLETLYGCGLRVSELVGLKISDLFFEEDFIKVTGKGDKQRFVPISEVNKKYITIYRNEIRVHQDIKKGFEDILFLNRRGRQLTRAMIFTIIKRLAVEINLKKSISPHTFRHSFATHLLQNGADLRAIQQMLGHESITTTEVYVHVDRTHLTEVMNKFHPRK, from the coding sequence ATGAATTGGAACAACGCGCTTCAAGACTACGGGCATTATCTTAAAATAGAACGAGGACTATCGGACAATTCTATTAAAAATTATAGTTGGGACATTACGAAGCTCATCGACTTTTTAAAAAACAATTCATTAAAAGACACCCCGGTACAAATACAAAAAGAAACCCTTCAGCAATTTATTTATGAAGTGGCAAAGACCATGAACCCACGGTCTCAAGCGCGCATAATATCTGGCTTAAAAAGTTTTTTCAATTACCTGGTATTCGAAGATTACAGAGAGGACAATCCTATGGACCTCATAGAATCCCCTAAAATAGGACGAAAACTACCGGACACTTTATCTGAAGAGGAGATAAACGCCCTAATTGGCGCTATAGATCTCTCAAAACCCGAAGGTGAACGTAACCGAGCCATGTTAGAAACACTTTATGGATGTGGACTTCGGGTTTCAGAACTAGTCGGCTTAAAAATTTCTGATTTATTTTTTGAAGAAGATTTTATAAAAGTAACCGGTAAAGGAGACAAACAGCGGTTTGTTCCCATAAGTGAGGTAAATAAAAAATACATTACCATTTACCGCAATGAAATACGGGTGCACCAAGATATTAAAAAAGGTTTTGAAGATATACTTTTTCTAAACCGCAGAGGCCGTCAATTGACCCGCGCCATGATTTTTACGATTATAAAAAGGCTTGCGGTAGAAATTAACTTAAAAAAGAGTATTAGTCCGCATACTTTTAGACACTCATTTGCAACACATTTATTACAAAATGGGGCAGACCTAAGAGCTATTCAACAAATGCTGGGCCATGAAAGTATTACAACTACCGAAGTTTATGTTCATGTAGACCGCACACACCTTACAGAGGTTATGAACAAGTTTCACCCAAGAAAATAG
- the glgB gene encoding 1,4-alpha-glucan branching protein GlgB, with translation MPQVTVFSLFSDFDIDLFKSGKHFRLYEKLGSHPMELNGVKGTYFAVWAPSARAVSVIGNFNDWNDSQHLLNVRWDGSGIWEGFVPEVGVGEIYKYKIYSNNHGAVTEKADPFARYCEQPPRTASIIWKEDYKWEDKKWMETRKAKNALDAPFSVYEVHLGSWKRDKDGNFLTYEQLAQDLVAYVREMGFTHVEFMPIMEFPYDPSWGYQLTGYFAPTSRFGDPEGFKLLVDALHQAEIGVILDWVPSHFPEDAHGLGFFDGSHLYEHPDRRRGYHPDWKSLIFNYGRNEVRAFLISNAIFWLDQFHADALRVDAVASMLYLDYSREDGEWEPNMYGNNENLEALSFIREFNEAVYGSFPDVQTIAEESTAFSGVSKPVMYGGLGFGMKWMMGWMHDTLEYFKKEAIYRRHHQNDLTFSATYAFTENFMLPFSHDEVVYGKQSLVYRMPGDEWQRFANLRLMFGYMFTHPGTNLIFMGGEFGQTSEWNFQKSLDWHLTQYEVHSGVQELIKDLNAIYKGFPALYQKQFSPDGFQWIDYGDHENSVLTYIRRGHDTEDDIFIACNFTPVPREKYKIGIPKTSGKIKIILNSDDKKYGGAGMDPKISSIKKNAWHGREQSVELTIPPLSIVIFQ, from the coding sequence ATGCCACAAGTAACTGTTTTTAGTCTTTTCTCGGATTTTGATATTGACCTTTTCAAATCAGGAAAACATTTTAGATTATATGAAAAGTTAGGTTCTCACCCAATGGAATTGAATGGGGTAAAGGGTACCTATTTTGCAGTTTGGGCACCATCCGCAAGGGCGGTATCCGTAATTGGTAATTTTAATGATTGGAACGATAGCCAACACCTGCTAAATGTTAGATGGGATGGCAGTGGTATTTGGGAAGGCTTTGTTCCAGAAGTTGGAGTTGGTGAGATTTATAAGTATAAAATATATTCAAATAACCATGGTGCCGTAACCGAAAAGGCAGATCCATTTGCAAGATATTGCGAGCAGCCCCCAAGGACCGCTTCTATTATTTGGAAGGAAGATTATAAGTGGGAGGATAAAAAATGGATGGAAACACGGAAAGCGAAAAATGCTTTGGATGCACCTTTCTCAGTTTACGAAGTACATTTAGGTTCTTGGAAAAGAGATAAGGATGGAAACTTTTTGACCTATGAACAACTCGCTCAAGACTTGGTGGCTTATGTTAGGGAAATGGGCTTTACACATGTGGAATTCATGCCTATTATGGAATTTCCATACGATCCATCATGGGGTTATCAACTTACGGGATATTTTGCACCAACATCTAGGTTTGGTGATCCTGAAGGCTTTAAATTATTGGTAGATGCATTGCACCAAGCTGAAATAGGAGTAATATTGGATTGGGTTCCTTCTCATTTTCCTGAGGATGCACACGGTCTTGGCTTTTTTGATGGGTCTCATTTATATGAACATCCAGATAGAAGAAGAGGATATCACCCAGATTGGAAGAGCTTAATTTTTAACTACGGAAGAAACGAAGTCCGTGCCTTTTTAATCAGTAATGCCATATTCTGGTTAGATCAGTTTCATGCAGATGCCTTGCGTGTTGATGCTGTGGCCTCAATGCTTTACCTAGATTATTCTAGGGAAGATGGGGAGTGGGAGCCCAACATGTACGGCAATAACGAAAACCTTGAAGCTTTATCTTTTATAAGGGAGTTTAATGAAGCGGTTTACGGTAGCTTTCCGGATGTACAGACCATTGCGGAAGAATCTACTGCTTTTTCCGGGGTTTCCAAACCAGTAATGTATGGAGGGCTAGGTTTTGGTATGAAGTGGATGATGGGTTGGATGCATGATACTTTAGAGTACTTTAAAAAAGAAGCAATTTATAGAAGGCACCATCAGAACGATCTTACTTTTAGCGCCACGTATGCCTTTACGGAAAACTTTATGTTGCCTTTCTCACATGATGAGGTGGTCTACGGCAAGCAATCCTTAGTGTACCGCATGCCGGGCGATGAATGGCAGCGTTTTGCAAACTTGCGTTTGATGTTCGGTTATATGTTTACGCACCCCGGTACCAACCTTATTTTTATGGGAGGCGAATTTGGACAGACCAGTGAATGGAATTTTCAGAAAAGTTTAGATTGGCATCTTACGCAGTACGAAGTGCATAGCGGTGTGCAAGAGCTTATAAAAGATTTGAACGCTATCTACAAAGGTTTCCCGGCTTTATATCAGAAGCAGTTTAGCCCGGATGGTTTTCAGTGGATAGATTATGGAGACCATGAAAACTCTGTCTTGACTTATATAAGAAGAGGTCATGATACGGAAGATGATATATTCATTGCCTGTAACTTTACGCCGGTTCCCAGGGAAAAATATAAAATAGGTATTCCAAAGACCTCTGGTAAGATTAAAATCATCTTAAATAGCGATGATAAAAAATATGGAGGAGCCGGTATGGATCCAAAAATTTCTAGTATCAAGAAAAACGCTTGGCATGGCCGCGAACAATCGGTAGAATTGACGATTCCGCCTTTAAGTATTGTCATTTTTCAGTAG
- a CDS encoding collagen-like triple helix repeat-containing protein, with product MKRTLLLLGTAFTLFFISCEGPTGPPGFDGEPGQDGLDGIQGQVFEVDDVDFTYIPEDNLYESILVFEDFTSFEVLPNDAVLVYQYDRTVEFQDGSQDDVWNLIPQAFFTNNGTIQYTPGHTTKDVEILISGNYDLSNLETQFTQGQLFRFVIVPGQAATAKIDKSSISAVMSSMGLTEADVQKISRK from the coding sequence ATGAAGAGAACGCTTCTTTTACTCGGTACAGCTTTTACACTTTTTTTTATATCATGCGAAGGACCCACAGGACCTCCGGGATTTGACGGTGAACCTGGCCAGGATGGCTTAGATGGCATACAGGGTCAAGTATTTGAAGTAGATGATGTAGACTTCACTTATATACCAGAAGATAATTTGTACGAAAGCATTTTGGTCTTTGAAGATTTTACAAGTTTTGAGGTATTGCCCAACGATGCCGTATTAGTATACCAGTATGATAGAACAGTAGAATTTCAGGACGGTAGCCAAGATGATGTTTGGAATCTGATACCGCAAGCTTTCTTTACAAACAACGGAACCATTCAATATACTCCGGGGCACACTACAAAAGATGTAGAAATCCTTATTTCTGGCAACTATGACCTATCAAATTTAGAAACCCAATTTACACAAGGCCAGCTTTTCAGGTTCGTTATAGTGCCCGGTCAAGCTGCAACTGCCAAAATAGACAAAAGCAGCATTTCTGCGGTAATGAGCAGCATGGGGCTTACGGAGGCAGATGTTCAAAAAATATCACGGAAATAA
- the lpdA gene encoding dihydrolipoyl dehydrogenase yields the protein MSNFDVIVLGSGPGGYVTAIRASQLGFKTAIIEKESLGGVCLNWGCIPTKALLKSAQVFEYLKHAGDYGLSAENVDKDFDAVVKRSRGVADGMSKGVQFLMKKNKIEVIKGFGTLKPGKKISVKDAEGKETEYSANHIVIATGARSRELPSLPQDGKKIIGYREAMSLKEQPKKMVVVGSGAIGIEFAHFYNAMGTEVTVVEYLPSIVPVEDEDISKQLERSLKKAGIEIKTSAEVTSVDTSGEGVKATVKTAKGEEILEADIVLSAVGIKTNIENIGLEDVGISTDRDKILVNNYYQTNIPGYYAIGDVTPGQALAHVASAEGILCVEKIADMHVEPLDYGNIPGCTYCTPEIASVGLTEKQAKEKGLDIKVGKFPFSASGKAKAAGTPDGFVKVIFDAKYGEWLGCHMIGAGVTDMIAEAVVARKLETTGHEILKAVHPHPTMSEAVMEAVAAAYDEVIHL from the coding sequence ATGAGCAATTTCGATGTTATTGTTTTGGGTAGCGGGCCCGGAGGATATGTTACCGCTATTAGAGCCTCACAATTGGGCTTTAAAACGGCCATAATCGAGAAAGAAAGTTTAGGCGGTGTATGTTTAAATTGGGGGTGTATACCTACCAAGGCACTTTTGAAATCGGCTCAGGTTTTTGAATATCTGAAGCATGCTGGAGACTATGGTCTTTCCGCAGAAAATGTAGACAAGGATTTTGATGCCGTAGTTAAGAGAAGCCGTGGCGTTGCCGATGGTATGAGCAAAGGGGTTCAGTTTTTAATGAAGAAGAACAAAATTGAAGTTATCAAAGGTTTTGGCACATTAAAACCGGGCAAAAAGATTTCCGTTAAAGACGCCGAAGGCAAAGAAACAGAATACAGTGCAAACCATATTGTTATTGCCACCGGAGCTCGTAGCCGTGAATTACCTAGTTTACCGCAAGACGGTAAAAAAATTATTGGGTACCGTGAGGCTATGTCTTTAAAGGAACAACCAAAGAAAATGGTTGTGGTAGGTAGTGGTGCTATTGGTATTGAATTCGCACATTTTTATAACGCTATGGGTACGGAAGTAACCGTAGTAGAGTATTTACCCAGCATTGTACCGGTAGAGGACGAAGATATCTCCAAACAACTAGAGCGCAGCTTAAAGAAAGCGGGTATAGAAATCAAAACTTCTGCAGAGGTTACTTCTGTTGATACTTCTGGAGAAGGCGTTAAAGCAACTGTAAAAACTGCTAAAGGCGAAGAAATTCTAGAAGCGGATATTGTACTTTCTGCCGTTGGTATCAAAACCAACATTGAAAACATAGGTTTAGAGGACGTTGGTATCTCTACGGACAGAGATAAAATTTTGGTAAACAACTACTACCAGACCAATATACCGGGATACTACGCTATTGGTGATGTAACTCCAGGTCAGGCGCTAGCACACGTTGCTTCTGCCGAAGGTATTCTATGTGTTGAAAAAATAGCGGATATGCATGTTGAGCCGTTAGATTACGGAAACATACCAGGATGTACGTACTGTACACCTGAGATTGCATCTGTTGGTCTTACCGAAAAACAAGCCAAAGAAAAAGGATTGGATATCAAAGTAGGTAAATTTCCTTTCTCCGCAAGTGGTAAAGCTAAAGCTGCTGGTACTCCAGATGGTTTTGTTAAGGTTATTTTTGATGCTAAATATGGCGAGTGGTTAGGTTGCCATATGATCGGGGCCGGTGTTACGGATATGATTGCCGAAGCCGTTGTTGCTAGAAAACTAGAAACTACAGGTCATGAAATCCTAAAAGCGGTTCACCCTCACCCCACCATGAGTGAAGCTGTTATGGAAGCTGTAGCGGCTGCTTATGACGAAGTGATACACTTGTAA
- a CDS encoding DUF1572 family protein has product MEYPKEFIKSVLFEFSRYKTMGEQTFVQLNESDIHWKLNESDNSIALIVKHMSGNMLSRWTNFLTEDGEKPWRNRENEFEQPYRTKEEMLAAWETGWQCLFNALNSVSPKNFNTVLKIRNEDHTIVQAVHRQLAHYSSHVGQIVLLGKMIKAEKWKPLSIPKGESERFNKDHFNR; this is encoded by the coding sequence ATGGAATACCCCAAAGAGTTTATAAAAAGTGTCCTTTTTGAATTTAGTCGCTACAAAACCATGGGCGAGCAAACTTTTGTTCAGCTCAACGAAAGTGATATACACTGGAAACTGAACGAAAGCGACAATTCTATTGCCTTAATTGTTAAACACATGTCCGGCAATATGCTCAGCCGTTGGACCAACTTCTTAACCGAGGACGGAGAGAAACCGTGGCGCAATCGCGAAAACGAATTTGAGCAACCATACCGGACCAAAGAAGAAATGCTAGCTGCTTGGGAAACCGGTTGGCAGTGTTTGTTCAACGCATTGAATTCGGTATCTCCAAAGAATTTCAACACAGTACTAAAAATAAGAAACGAAGACCACACTATAGTCCAAGCTGTACACAGACAGTTGGCACACTATAGCAGCCATGTAGGGCAAATTGTACTGCTGGGAAAGATGATCAAAGCAGAAAAATGGAAACCCCTTTCTATTCCAAAGGGCGAGTCCGAACGTTTTAACAAAGACCATTTTAATAGGTAA
- the aroQ gene encoding type II 3-dehydroquinate dehydratase: MKLIIINGPNLNLLGKREPEVYGNKTFEDYFADLQFKFKEVQLEYYQSNIEGELIDKIQEVGFSYDGIILNAAAYTHTSVGIGDAIKAVTTPVIEVHISNTHKREEFRHVSYISPVARGVILGFGLQSYDLAIQSFLK, translated from the coding sequence ATGAAATTAATCATCATCAATGGTCCTAATCTAAATCTATTAGGAAAGCGTGAGCCCGAAGTATACGGGAACAAAACTTTTGAAGACTACTTTGCAGATTTGCAGTTTAAGTTTAAAGAAGTTCAACTGGAATATTATCAGTCTAACATAGAAGGTGAACTTATAGATAAAATACAGGAAGTAGGTTTTTCGTATGACGGCATCATTTTAAATGCTGCGGCCTACACCCATACTTCAGTGGGTATTGGTGATGCTATAAAGGCAGTGACAACACCGGTCATTGAAGTGCATATTTCAAACACACATAAACGTGAAGAATTTAGGCATGTGTCTTATATTTCTCCTGTGGCAAGAGGTGTGATTCTAGGTTTTGGTCTTCAGAGTTATGATTTGGCAATTCAGAGTTTTTTGAAGTAG
- a CDS encoding outer membrane beta-barrel protein: protein MTKSFCLFLTLTFSCISMFAQEGFKIGAHAGMPLGEYNDYVSVVIGADVGYMWAPNKVFDLGIKAGIVHGFAETFTAQNITVDYPSVQFLPLAASIRLWPAKTFSIGGDIGNAFGLNEGNDGGLYYRPQVGFQVGPQSELNFSYTGITINDSTWSTITMGYVYTFLSARHFR from the coding sequence ATGACCAAATCTTTTTGTTTATTTCTGACCCTTACGTTTTCGTGTATTTCAATGTTTGCCCAAGAGGGCTTTAAAATTGGCGCGCATGCCGGTATGCCTCTTGGAGAGTATAATGATTATGTTAGTGTCGTTATTGGTGCTGATGTAGGCTATATGTGGGCCCCGAACAAAGTTTTTGACCTGGGTATAAAGGCAGGAATCGTTCACGGTTTTGCCGAAACTTTTACGGCTCAGAATATCACTGTTGATTATCCTAGTGTTCAGTTTTTGCCACTTGCAGCTTCAATTAGATTATGGCCTGCAAAAACATTTTCCATTGGAGGCGATATTGGGAATGCTTTTGGATTGAATGAAGGAAATGATGGTGGGTTATATTACAGACCACAAGTTGGATTTCAGGTAGGTCCGCAATCCGAACTTAACTTCTCGTACACTGGTATCACCATAAATGATAGCACATGGTCTACAATTACAATGGGATATGTCTACACCTTTTTGTCGGCAAGACATTTTAGATAG
- the msrB gene encoding peptide-methionine (R)-S-oxide reductase MsrB — protein sequence MYKNILIVIGFALVGCQGNSQKKEIAQETTEKKESNFSVVKTEAEWQKELTPEEFYVLRKAATENPFTSDLLDNKKEGTYVCAACGTELFKSNTKFKSGTGWPSFYEEIKGNVAYDVDYKIGYKRTEEHCATCGGHLGHVFEDGPEPTGLRHCINGVALDFVPAE from the coding sequence ATGTACAAAAATATACTTATTGTCATTGGATTTGCCCTTGTAGGCTGCCAAGGAAATTCTCAGAAAAAGGAAATAGCACAGGAAACAACCGAGAAAAAAGAATCTAACTTTAGTGTTGTAAAAACCGAAGCCGAATGGCAAAAGGAGCTTACCCCTGAAGAGTTTTATGTACTTCGTAAAGCGGCTACGGAAAACCCTTTTACATCTGACCTGTTGGACAACAAAAAAGAAGGCACCTATGTCTGTGCTGCTTGTGGTACAGAACTTTTTAAAAGTAATACCAAATTTAAGTCCGGTACGGGATGGCCAAGTTTCTATGAAGAAATAAAGGGAAATGTAGCCTACGATGTTGATTATAAAATTGGCTACAAAAGAACCGAGGAACACTGCGCTACTTGCGGAGGACATTTAGGTCATGTTTTTGAAGATGGCCCTGAGCCTACAGGACTAAGACATTGCATTAACGGAGTGGCATTAGATTTTGTGCCTGCCGAATAG